In one Thioclava sp. ES.031 genomic region, the following are encoded:
- a CDS encoding [protein-PII] uridylyltransferase, with translation MTDTAPAATGAPLLLDQQRLFDALDAATSDASDPKDIRAATVTFLSEERRAAAAAIEADFETHPRAARDTVEAYAQMTDGIVRSVLRIATERLHPSGIRTEAERFAVLAVGGYGRAEMAPHSDVDLLFLTPYKVTPWAESVIESMLYMLWDLKLKVGHSSRTLDDCIRLGREDITIRTALLEHRCVGGDEKLAEALSLRLRHDLFEGSEAEFIEAKLEERSQRHRRQGGQRYVLEPNVKEGKGGLRDLQTLYWIGKYIHHVGRARELMKIGAFSPEEYETFHEAENYLWAVRCHLHLISGRASDQLTFDMQVEVAERMGYRDLAGRRAVEVFMQDYFRHATAVGDVTRIFLTKLEAQHVKSAPMLQRIFRRRRKLKAPYCEENGRINVADEQAFLSDPVNLLRLFEEGLRSGMLIHPDAMRLVSANLDLIDDKVRTNREAQRIFLDLLLKHGNPERALRRMNELGVLAAFIPEFEPIVAMMQFNMYHSYTVDEHTIQVVSTLAQIERGELVEDLPLSSHILEEGINRKVLYVALLVHDIGKGRPEDHSILGAKIARKVAPRLGLNQEDSETVEWLVRHHLLMSDVAQKRDLSDPRTIRDFAKRVKSRKRLDLLTVLTVCDIRGVGPNVWNNWKATLLRKLHSETAMALEHGLEAVNREQRTDEAKRALREVLEADDSWDKAQIRAELARHYAPYWQALATVNHEIFARLLRDLGDDEIRIDLHPDDDHDATRVSFALADHPGIFSRLSGALALVGANVVDARTYTSKDGYATAVFWVQDAEGHPYEASKLTRLRGMIEKTLKGEVVAREALKDRDKLKKREREFKFPTHITIDNEGSDIYTIIEVDTRDRPGLLYDLTRALASNNISISSAVIATYGAQVVDSFYVKDMFGLKLHSKPRQEALEKKLMDAIASGAKRAGN, from the coding sequence ATGACAGACACCGCCCCGGCAGCGACCGGGGCGCCCCTCCTTCTGGATCAGCAGCGTCTGTTCGACGCGCTCGATGCAGCGACCTCCGACGCCAGCGACCCGAAAGACATCCGGGCCGCGACGGTGACATTCCTCTCCGAGGAACGCCGCGCCGCCGCCGCCGCGATCGAGGCCGATTTCGAGACCCATCCGCGCGCCGCGCGCGACACGGTCGAAGCCTATGCGCAGATGACCGACGGCATCGTCCGCTCGGTGCTCCGCATCGCGACGGAGCGCCTGCACCCCAGCGGCATCCGCACCGAGGCGGAGCGCTTCGCAGTGCTCGCCGTGGGCGGCTATGGCCGTGCCGAGATGGCGCCGCATTCCGATGTCGATCTGCTGTTTCTCACCCCATACAAGGTCACCCCGTGGGCCGAGAGCGTCATCGAGTCGATGCTCTACATGCTCTGGGATCTGAAGCTGAAGGTCGGTCACTCGTCCCGCACGCTCGACGACTGCATCCGGCTCGGGCGCGAAGACATCACGATCCGCACCGCTCTTCTCGAACATCGCTGCGTGGGCGGCGACGAGAAGCTGGCCGAGGCGCTGTCGCTACGCCTTCGTCACGATCTCTTCGAGGGCAGCGAGGCCGAGTTCATCGAGGCCAAGCTGGAGGAACGCTCGCAGCGCCACCGCCGTCAGGGCGGGCAGCGTTACGTGCTCGAACCCAATGTGAAAGAGGGCAAGGGCGGGTTGCGCGACCTGCAGACTCTCTACTGGATCGGCAAATATATCCATCACGTCGGCCGCGCCCGCGAATTGATGAAGATCGGCGCCTTCTCGCCCGAGGAATACGAGACCTTCCACGAGGCCGAGAATTACCTCTGGGCGGTGCGCTGCCACCTGCATCTGATCTCGGGCCGCGCCTCGGATCAGCTGACCTTCGACATGCAGGTCGAAGTGGCCGAGCGCATGGGCTATCGCGATCTGGCGGGCCGCCGCGCGGTCGAGGTCTTCATGCAGGATTACTTCCGCCACGCGACCGCCGTGGGCGACGTGACCCGCATCTTCCTGACCAAGCTCGAAGCGCAGCATGTGAAAAGCGCGCCGATGCTGCAGCGGATTTTCCGCAGGCGGCGCAAGCTGAAAGCCCCCTATTGCGAAGAGAACGGGCGGATAAATGTCGCCGACGAGCAGGCGTTCCTCTCCGATCCGGTAAACCTGCTGCGGCTGTTCGAGGAAGGGCTGCGCTCGGGGATGCTGATCCACCCCGACGCGATGCGGCTCGTCTCGGCCAATCTCGACCTGATCGACGACAAGGTGCGCACCAATCGCGAAGCGCAGCGCATCTTCCTCGATCTGCTGCTCAAGCACGGCAACCCGGAACGCGCGCTGCGGCGGATGAACGAACTGGGCGTGCTGGCGGCCTTCATCCCGGAATTCGAACCGATCGTCGCGATGATGCAGTTCAACATGTATCACAGCTACACGGTGGACGAGCACACGATTCAGGTCGTCTCCACGCTGGCGCAGATCGAGCGCGGCGAGCTGGTCGAGGATCTGCCGCTGTCGTCGCACATCCTCGAAGAAGGCATCAATCGCAAGGTCCTCTATGTCGCGCTGCTGGTGCACGACATCGGCAAGGGGCGACCCGAGGATCATTCGATCCTCGGCGCGAAGATCGCCCGCAAGGTCGCGCCGCGGCTGGGGCTGAACCAGGAGGATTCCGAGACCGTCGAATGGCTTGTGCGCCACCACCTGCTGATGTCCGACGTGGCGCAGAAGCGCGACCTCTCGGACCCGCGCACGATCCGCGATTTCGCCAAGCGCGTGAAGTCGCGCAAGCGGCTCGACCTGCTGACCGTTCTGACCGTCTGCGACATTCGCGGCGTCGGCCCGAATGTCTGGAACAACTGGAAAGCCACCCTGCTGCGCAAGCTGCATTCCGAGACCGCGATGGCGCTGGAGCACGGGCTGGAAGCGGTCAATCGCGAGCAGCGCACCGATGAGGCCAAGCGTGCCTTGCGCGAAGTTCTGGAGGCGGATGACAGCTGGGACAAGGCACAAATCCGCGCCGAGCTGGCCCGGCACTACGCGCCCTACTGGCAGGCGCTCGCCACGGTCAATCACGAGATCTTCGCGCGGCTCCTGCGCGATCTGGGCGATGACGAGATCCGCATCGACCTGCATCCCGATGACGATCACGACGCGACCCGCGTGAGCTTCGCGCTGGCCGATCACCCCGGCATCTTCTCGCGGCTCTCCGGCGCGCTGGCACTGGTCGGCGCGAATGTGGTCGACGCGCGCACCTATACCTCGAAGGACGGCTATGCGACCGCCGTCTTCTGGGTGCAGGATGCCGAGGGTCACCCCTATGAGGCGTCGAAGCTGACCCGGCTGCGCGGCATGATCGAGAAGACGCTGAAAGGCGAGGTCGTCGCCCGCGAGGCACTCAAGGATCGCGACAAGCTCAAGAAGCGTGAGCGCGAGTTCAAATTCCCGACCCATATCACCATCGACAACGAAGGATCGGATATCTACACGATCATCGAAGTCGATACCCGCGACCGGCCGGGCCTTCTCTACGACCTGACCCGGGCGCTGGCGTCGAACAACATCTCGATCTCCTCGGCGGTGATCGCCACCTATGGCGCGCAGGTCGTGGACAGCTTCTATGTGAAAGACATGTTCGGCCTGAAACTGCATTCCAAACCCCGCCAGGAAGCGCTCGAGAAGAAGTTGATGGACGCCATCGCGTCGGGCGCGAAACGGGCGGGCAACTGA
- the murJ gene encoding murein biosynthesis integral membrane protein MurJ yields MKPIRLVRGFLTVGGWTMASRILGFARDMMIAAFLGAGPVAEAFLVAFSLPNLFRRFFAEGAFNTAFIPIFSKKLEGGENAKGFAREAMGGLASVLILLTLVASAAMPWLVLAMASGFAGDERFTIATTYGRIAFPYILFISLSALLSGVLNAAGHFAAAAAAPVLLNVTFVIAMLMADQAGWPVGDALAWAVPVAGVAQLALVWVAAWRAGFKIVPKRPRLSPDMKRLVRIAIPAMLAGGVVQINLLVGRQVASHFDGAIAWLNYADRLYQLPLGVVGIAIGVVLLPDLSRRLRGGDTAGSRYSFSRAGEFALLFTVGPAIALLVAAQPIVSVLFERGQFSHEDTIATAWATAIYGLGLPAFVLQKVLQPLYFARENTRTPFNYALVAMVVNAVLAIGLSFVIGYLAAAVGTTLAAWAMVAQLWLGARPMGEAASFDHRFYRRLPRIVIAALVMGAAIWAVTWAVPGAFAVPGLRALALLGLVLFGMLVYFGTAIAIGAMHMADLKGAMRRGPGGA; encoded by the coding sequence ATGAAACCAATCCGGCTGGTGCGCGGCTTCCTCACGGTGGGCGGCTGGACCATGGCGAGCCGCATCCTCGGGTTTGCGCGCGACATGATGATCGCGGCCTTCCTCGGCGCAGGCCCGGTGGCCGAGGCCTTCCTCGTGGCCTTCTCGCTGCCCAACCTGTTCCGGCGCTTCTTCGCGGAGGGCGCGTTCAACACCGCCTTCATCCCGATCTTCTCGAAGAAGCTGGAGGGCGGCGAGAACGCGAAGGGTTTTGCACGCGAGGCGATGGGGGGATTGGCCTCTGTGCTGATCTTGTTGACGCTGGTGGCCTCGGCGGCGATGCCGTGGCTGGTGCTGGCGATGGCCTCGGGTTTCGCGGGCGATGAGCGGTTCACGATCGCCACAACTTATGGCCGGATCGCCTTCCCTTACATCCTCTTCATCTCGCTGAGCGCGCTTCTGTCGGGCGTGCTGAACGCGGCGGGGCATTTCGCTGCCGCGGCCGCAGCACCCGTGCTGCTGAACGTGACCTTCGTGATCGCGATGCTCATGGCCGATCAGGCGGGCTGGCCGGTGGGCGATGCGCTGGCTTGGGCCGTGCCGGTCGCGGGCGTGGCGCAGCTTGCGCTCGTCTGGGTCGCCGCATGGCGCGCGGGTTTCAAGATCGTCCCGAAGCGCCCGCGCCTGTCGCCCGACATGAAACGCCTTGTCCGCATCGCGATCCCGGCGATGCTCGCGGGCGGCGTGGTCCAGATCAACCTGCTGGTGGGCCGTCAGGTCGCCTCGCATTTCGACGGTGCAATCGCATGGCTGAACTATGCCGACCGGCTCTATCAGCTGCCGCTGGGCGTGGTGGGCATCGCGATCGGCGTGGTGCTGCTGCCCGATCTGTCGCGCCGTTTGCGCGGCGGCGATACGGCAGGCAGCCGCTATTCCTTCTCGCGTGCGGGCGAATTCGCGCTCCTCTTCACCGTCGGCCCTGCCATAGCACTTCTGGTAGCAGCCCAGCCCATCGTCTCGGTCCTGTTCGAGCGCGGCCAGTTCTCCCACGAGGACACGATCGCCACCGCATGGGCCACCGCGATCTACGGGCTCGGCCTGCCCGCCTTCGTGCTGCAAAAGGTTCTGCAGCCCTTGTATTTCGCCCGCGAGAACACCCGCACGCCGTTCAACTACGCGCTGGTCGCGATGGTGGTGAACGCGGTACTGGCGATCGGGCTGTCCTTCGTGATCGGCTATCTCGCAGCGGCTGTCGGCACGACGCTCGCCGCCTGGGCGATGGTCGCGCAGCTCTGGCTCGGCGCGCGTCCGATGGGCGAGGCCGCGAGCTTCGATCACCGTTTCTACCGCCGCCTGCCCCGCATCGTGATCGCGGCGCTGGTGATGGGGGCTGCAATCTGGGCGGTGACCTGGGCGGTGCCGGGCGCGTTCGCCGTGCCGGGCCTGCGCGCGCTGGCACTGCTGGGGCTCGTGCTGTTCGGGATGCTCGTCTATTTCGGCACGGCTATCGCCATTGGCGCGATGCATATGGCCGATCTGAAAGGTGCGATGCGCCGCGGTCCGGGCGGGGCGTGA
- a CDS encoding rhomboid family intramembrane serine protease gives MRDGYDEHPVNPLPPVVWLLALPIIATELFFAMGQSGLIGGAQAAGWRLDALQKFAFSPQVMRAMIDTGQYPPEQMMRILTYPFVNASVTQAIFVLVFLLALGKMVGEIFSGLAVAVVFFGATILGALVYAALPFTQIGLYGGYPGDYGLIGAFTWILWTRLGQENANQLRAFSLIGALMGIQLIFAMIFGARPDWIADIVGFVAGFVLSFFVAPGGMQRTLQRLRRR, from the coding sequence ATGCGCGACGGTTATGACGAACACCCGGTGAACCCGCTGCCGCCCGTGGTCTGGCTGCTGGCGCTGCCGATCATAGCGACGGAGCTGTTCTTCGCGATGGGCCAGTCGGGTCTGATCGGCGGGGCGCAGGCGGCGGGCTGGCGGCTCGACGCACTGCAGAAATTCGCCTTCTCGCCGCAGGTGATGCGCGCGATGATCGATACCGGGCAATATCCGCCCGAGCAGATGATGCGCATTCTGACCTATCCGTTCGTGAACGCCTCGGTGACGCAGGCGATCTTCGTGCTCGTGTTCCTCTTGGCGCTGGGCAAGATGGTGGGAGAGATCTTCTCGGGGCTCGCCGTGGCGGTCGTGTTCTTCGGCGCGACGATCCTTGGCGCGCTGGTCTATGCGGCGCTGCCGTTTACGCAGATCGGGCTCTATGGCGGCTATCCAGGCGATTACGGGCTGATCGGGGCCTTCACGTGGATCTTGTGGACGCGGCTCGGGCAGGAGAATGCGAACCAGCTGCGGGCGTTTTCGTTGATCGGGGCGCTGATGGGCATCCAGCTGATCTTCGCGATGATCTTCGGCGCGCGGCCCGACTGGATCGCGGATATCGTCGGGTTCGTCGCGGGCTTCGTGCTGAGCTTCTTCGTGGCACCCGGCGGGATGCAGCGGACCTTGCAGCGGCTGCGGCGGCGGTGA